Proteins from one Malania oleifera isolate guangnan ecotype guangnan chromosome 4, ASM2987363v1, whole genome shotgun sequence genomic window:
- the LOC131154174 gene encoding uncharacterized protein LOC131154174, with translation MAASTTTSSSSDYSLSPSDSSSSCSSHHRNRRRHRRDRDALKIGKKSRSRTKRRRRHHSSSSEDHRSGTSYDSEHETSNHSKRHKQNDKPKKSKEKEKSKSHRHKRHKHRVKEKQQDERSSSPVQLSKFLGRDKDDGARRSAVSGKKILLKVEKTKEDKLAENKRNELLKFLNASYD, from the exons atggcgGCATCCACCACCACCTCCTCCTCATCCGACTACTCGTTGTCTCCTTCCGATTCATCATCCTCCTGCTCTTCTCACCACCGTAACCGCCGCCGTCACCGCCGCGACAGAGACGCCCTCAAGATTGGTAAAAAGAGCCGCTCCCGTACAAAACGTCGTCGCAGGCACCACTCCTCTTCCTCTGAAGATCACAG AAGTGGCACTTCTTATGACAGTGAGCATGAAACATCAAATCATTCGAAGAGACACAAGCAGAATGACAAGCCAAAGAAG AGCAAGGAAAAGGAGAAAAGCAAGAGTCATCGCCATAAGCGTCATAAGCATAGAGTAAAAGAG AAGCAGCAGGATGAGAGGAGTAGCAGCCCTGTACAGCTTTCCAAG TTTTTAGGGCGTGATAAAGATGATGGTGCTCGTCGTAGTGCTGTTTCTGGGAAAAAG ATCCTTTTGAAGGTTGAGAAAACAAAGGAGGATAAGTTGGCAGAAAACAAACGAAATGAATTATTGAAGTTCTTGAACGCCAGTTATGATTGA